Within the Cyanobacteriota bacterium genome, the region GAAACTCATCCAGGGATAATGCTATGGGTTTGCCCTGTACATAACCAACCATAACCGACGGAGTTTTTACCTACTGATTAAACCAAAAACAGAAGGCACCGCGCTGATGGTGCCCCCCTTAGACCAATAACTTTAGAACCCTAACCTATACCATAGAGGCGGCAGGCGATCGTGTCAATTTTCCAGTAATTCCCCACCACCAGGAGGTAGTAGCAAGTTCTGGGGTTTCCGAGATGATTGCTCGACTGAACTTTAGGACGATTAAAGATCCTAGAGTAGTTGACGAGGCATTGAACCGTAATATCCAGCGTCGTTGGCAGCACTCTAACCATTTGGTACCCGACTAGTTGGTGACAGGCATCCCAGAAAAGCCAGTTAATCGCTCTAGCCCGCCCACAGACCTCTGAACCTCGATGGACACAAGTGGACTCGAACCACCGACCCCCACGATGTCAACGTGGTGCTCTAACCAACTGAGCTATGCGTCCTTACCTTAGAGAAAATACCAAGCGTGAATGGAATTTTAGCATGAATTTCTTGAGTCTGGGGAATCCTACAGTAGGATGATCAGACTAGGTTACTCGGAGTTAAGGGCAAGTCTATGGACTGTACAGAGCAAGAGTCCTGCCAAAAGCTAGTGCTGCATGTAGGTTGTGGGCGATATTATCCAGAAGCGTTACACCCGCTATTTCAATCCCAAGATTGGCGAGAGATTCGGTTAGATTTGAACCCAGATGTCGAGCCAGATATAGTTGCAAGTATTACAAATCTAGAGCCTGTGGCAGACGGGTCGATCGATGCCATTTGGTCGTCTCACAATATTGAACATCTTTATGCCCATGAGGTGCCGATCGCGCTAGGGGAGTTTTATCGGGTACTCAAACCTAGTGGATTTTTGTTGGCGACGATGCCAGATATTCAGCAGGTAGCTGCCTATGTTGCCCAAGGTAATTTAGAAGATACGCTCTACATGTCACCATCGGGGCCAATTGCGGCGATCGATATTTTGTTTGGGCATCGGCGCTTCATTCAGGAAGGTAACCAGTTCATGGCCCACCGCACAGGCTTTACGGGCAAAACACTACTGAATAAGTTGAGCGCTGCTGGTTTTGCCACAATTCGCGTCTGGCAAACAGATTTGGCACTATGGACAGTGGCCTATAAGCAGGAAACCCAGAATCCCTTGGATTTACCTAGTTTTATGGCTAGCCTAGCAGCATAGCGGTAGGGACGTAGCTACTGCCATTCTTGGTTGGCTTCAAGATTTAACTGTTCTAGGGTAGCGCGCAGGGCTGACCAATCCATTTCGCTAGCAGCAACGTGATGCTTAACCCGGCCTTGGTGGAGATGTAGCACGTGGGAGCTAAATTGTTGTACCAATTGCAGTTGATGGTTGACCATGAGTATGGTCAGCGATCGCTCTGCTGACAGGTTTTGCAACACTGTGATCAAATGTTGGGCGCGTCCGGCATCTAGGGCAGAGGTAGGTTCATCTAGCAGCAATACCTCTGGTTGAGTAACCAAGGCACGGACGATTGCTACCCACTGGCGTTGACCAACAGAAAGCTGACGTTCTGTGCGATCGAGCCAATCGGTCGGCACTTGCATCTGCTCTAGCCAATAATCAATCCGCTGGTGCATCTCTGACTGAGGGATTGCTTGCAAAGTCAGGGGATAGGCGATCGCCTCACGCACAGTCATGCCCAATAGCCGGGGTTCTTGTAAGACGGCCATCACCCGTCGCCGCAGCGCAATCACAGGCAACTGTTGCAAATCTTGACCATGGAAGTAGAGTTTGCCACTAGTAGGGTCATGAAGGCGATTGAACAGGCGTAAAAGTGACGTTTTGCCCGCACCAGATGCACCCACGATCGCTAGCCGATCGCCAGATTGCACCTCAAAGGTCACCTGATGCAGCAGTGGGTAGCCGACAGTAGCGCTGGCTACACAGACCTGCTCTAGTCGCCATTGGGGAACAGTCACACCTATCCCTGACTTAGCGTTTGTGCTGTCCAAATCGTCCAGCCATCCACCAGTAACAGCACGATCGTGCAGCTCAATAAAATCATATACATCCAAGGCTGGGCTAGGGGACGCACATCGGTCGTGTCAATACCCGTGCGTTGCTGCACATACTCCACTAGGCGGGCAAACCCAGCAACACGCATAGGTAGCAAATACGCCTCTCCTGATCGGCTGACAAAATAGTAAACCAAGCCACCCTGTCCCGTAGTTCGAGGTTTCAACGCCTGAATTTGATCCCACGATAGCTGCCAACCCCGGCGCAACGATCGCGGCACCCACCTAGCATAACTGACCTGAATCCCAGTCTCATCCACAATTACCCGCTCACTAAGCACTGCTACTAGGGCAATCAGCCCAATCCCTATACCTACCCATAGCCACACTGGTGGCACTAGACTGTGGGTGAAAGCTGCTAGAAACGGTAGTGGCAAGGTTAAGGCTATGTAGAGACTCGCCAATGTCAAGCGAATCAGTGGTGACAGTTGAAAGGTGGATGATACTGATGGAGAATGCATGGATGACAATTGTAGGCAGAGGACTGCTGTTATTATAGGCAACCCTAGCAGACTAGGCATCTAGCCATTGTCTGAGTATAGTGGTGAAGATGCCAAACCATAAGGCATGTTTATTTTTCCAATAACTGATTACGAGACTTATTAGACTTATTAAGGAGACACGTGTGAATCAATACTATTCTTGGCGAATCATGTCTTGGCAGATGATGGCTCAGTCTCTGAGGTGGCTGACAAGTAAGGTTGGAATCAGTATCGTGCTAGTTGCATCACTAACTGCTGTACTGACTGGTTGTAGCAGTGGAGAGCTAACTACCTCTAACAGCCCTAGCAGCCCAACAGCAACAGCCAGCCCAGAAGCATCACCCACTGAAGCCAAGAGTCCTGAATCAAAGCAACCCGAAGGCCCTAAGTCTGACTTGACTAAAAAGCTAGAGTCTGCCGCATCAGATCTAGTAGCCAAAGAAATTGGCGCAGAGGTGAAGTCTTTCTCTTGCCCTAACGTGGAAAAACTGGAAGCAGGCAAGACGTTCGATTGTGATACTGAAATTGCAGCAGGTTCGTTCCCTGTAACTGTGACCCTAAGTGACGACCAAGGGGCCTTCAATGTGCAGACGAAAAATTTGCTGATCTTGAAGAAAGCAGAAAACCTATTGAAGGATGGCATTAAGCAGCGCAATGACCTAGATGTAACGGCTGATTGTGGTCAAGATTTTTACATCTTTAAACAGGTCGGCGATACCTATGAATGTAAGTTATCATCAACTGATGGCAAGTCTGGCGTGGCTGTGCTCAAGGTGACTGATGTTGAGGGTGGTGTGGATATTTCCTACAGCTTGAAGTAGGCGATCGTGAACATCACTACGGCTTCTACCTCCGGCGTGATAGCGATGCTGTCACGCCTAACTTGTTTCAGGTATTCGGCATACTACACCTTGTTAGCAGAAGTAGTTGGTGCTGCTGATGTTGGCAGCAGGTAGGTGATCCCTGACACCAATGTCAATGCTACGGCTAACCAGAAACTGATGGCAGTTGTCAAATCCCATGCAGGAGATAGGGGAGCGATAAGTAGGGCAATGGCGACAATCTGCATCACAGTTTTGGTTTTTCCCCAGAGGTTAGCTCCTTGAATCGGGGACGGGGAGGATGTAGGTGTGACACGCCAACCCGCGATCGCCAACTCGCGCCCTAGAATCAAAAACACTGCCCACGCTGGAACTTGCTGCATTTCTAGCAATACCAACAATGGAGCCATGACCAATAACTTATCCACTAGTGGGTCTAAAAATTTACCCAGTTCCGTCACTTGATTTAAGCGTCGTGCCAGATAACCATCCAACCAGTCAGTACCCGCAGCCACTAGAAAAATGCCCAAGCTCCACCATTGTGAAGAGGTAGTCGCTTGAGGCAATAGTATCAGCAGCCATGGCACCGCCAGCAGTCGTGATATAGTAACCCATGTCGGCAGACCCATACTCAACCAGTACAGCCGTTACAAACTTCTGTCAACAGCTTAGTCGATTGTGGGTGCCGCTTGCTTAAAGGGCAACTCAGCATTAATAGCCTCCATCTCTTGCTGCTCTAGGCTATTCACCTCTTGGATGTAGGGGCGGAGAATTTGTGTAAGGCGGGGATTGTAGAACCGATGCAGGCTGTAGTTAGGGGTCGCAGGAAAACCACGCCGTTTCTTGTGCCGTCCACCTGCTCCAGGATCAAAGGTTTGAATGCCCTTGGCGATCGCCCACTCGATGGGTGTGTAATAGCAAGCATCAAAGTGCAAACACTCAATATATTGCGAGCTACCCCAATAGCGCCCATACAACCGATCCCCCTTGGTGAGGCAAAAGGACATGCCCACAGGTTGACGATCGTCTTGGTCACTGTAGCCTGCTGCAAACACAACCCGATGGCGAAACGCCCCATGCAGTTGCTCAAAAAATGCCTTGGTTAAATACTTGCTGCCCCACCAGCCAAATTGGTCACAAGTGTTGGCATAGTACTCGTACATAAGGGGAAAAAAGGACTTAGGAATGTCATCGCCCTGAACAACGCGCAGTCGCAAGCCTGCCTTTTCCACAGCTTTACGTTCTCGCTTGATGTTGCGTCGCTGGTTAGCATTGAACTGGTTCAAGTAATCATCAAAGGTTTGAAAGCCTTGATTTTTCCAGATGTAGCTGTGGTGTAGCCACATCGTGAACCCCAGGTTCTCTAGTCGTAGTCGCCATTCTGGATCCACATATAAGAAGTGACAACTAGAGATTTGGTTGCGATCGCAAAAGCTATCGATTTCATGCACCATCAAGGCCGTCAATTCATCCTCATCTTCCCCCGGTGCTATCAAAAATCGGTAGCCTTCTGCTGGGGTAAAGGGTGACATTCCCAACAGCTTCGGGTAATAGCGAATCCCCAATCGCTCAGCCAAATCTGCCCATTGGTGGTCAAATACAAACTCACCGTAGCTGTGACCTTTCAGATAAAAGGGAGCTGCAGCTACCAGCTCAGTACCGCGCCACACCGTGAGATGCAACGGTAACCAGCCTGCGTTTGCCGTCGTGCTACCTGAGGTTTCCATGATGTGCAACCAATCCCACTCTAGAAACGGAGTCTTGAGGGGCACTGCCAAGGCATCCCAAGCAGCTTGGGGAATTTCTGCCATATGCTCAACCCAGGTAACCGAGTAGGTAGCAGGCTTAGACGCTTTAAACATAGGCGATCGCAAATCCTTGGCACAAATGCAACTGACAGAGATAAAACCATCTTTAGGGTACTAAACCTAGCGGGAATCAGGCTAGGTATCCCTAACAATCTCCGGTGCATTCCAATCAGCTATCTACTCTTTGGATTCAGACCTAGAAATGTGTTGATAGCATCAGCAATTTTGTAGTGATCCTCCGAGCCTCCAACGACTGGCAACCGAATTGGATTTCCTGAGCGCAGAGTTAGCTGTGTGCTGTAGGTTTTGTCTCCATCGCTGTCTGTACCCTCAACAACTTCCGCTGCTCTAATGTCTCGTAGGGGAATTTGTTTGGTTTCTGACGCAACCCAGCTTTTCAGCGTCATGGACAAATGACCCGATAGTTTGTCAAATACTAACGTCGTTAGGGATTTGGCGGTAACAGTTCCCCACGTGGCTCCCGCTCCAATCAACGTAAATATACCCCCTACTAGGTATGCAAACCAGCGATCGTCCTGGCGAACCGTCAATGTCGTCTGCTCAGGATTAGCCAAGAAGGCATTAATTTGCTCTGCCTTCTGACGTTTGCCGCGCTGACCAGAACTATAGGCCCAAGTCAGTGGAATAGTGCCCGTCTCTGTAACCAAAACAACACGGTATGTATCCCCATCATCATCATCTTTAGCAACAGAGACATCAGCTCTTTGCAACTTTCCCGCTGGAATTTGGGTAACTTGCTTGCCTAACAATCTACCGTTGGTGAGCTTGCAGGCCACCTGCGAGGGTTCTAATCGCGTGCAGGTCAAGATTGCCACTTCACCAAGGATTAGAATAGCTGTCAAGCCGCTTAGCAAAAAAGGCACATTAAGCAGCATCATAAACGTAAAGCCTGAAGTGTTCCGACGACCTCTTAAGGTCAGAACTGTAGGAGTTTGTTTTATGATGTTCATGGTTTACAGCACTAGTATTCTCGAAGAAGGTTCTTGATTCCCTAATCACCTCCGATGCCAGTATTTCCAGAAAAAGTTATCACTTTAGTTTTGATGTTAAGAGTCTCTGGATACTGTCTAGTAGAACCTGTTGAGGCTTGCATATCACCCAGACCATACCGCAAGTTACCCAAACTTTTCCCAGCCAAACTTTTCCCAGATGGAGTCCAACTTTATTGGGGTTCATAGGTCTTTCACACTGTTGGGCACCTGTGATGCACCTATTGATGCACCCATGCCTTACAAAAAGTGGAAAGTTTGCAGGTATAGAGACCAGTTAGCCTTTAGTATAGAAGTAACATATAGGTAGATATACACAGCTTTATCACTATTACTACTTCTACAACACTGCGATCGTATGACTATGTCCAATAGCCCATCCCCAACTCAGCCCATTCTCTCTGATCGAGAGCTAGAGGTAGTCGAGCTTGTAGCTGCCGGATTGACCAACCAGGAGATCTCAGAAAAGCTAGCTATCAGCAAGCGTACTGTTGACAACCACATCAGTAATATTTTGACCAAGACAGCAACTGATAATCGAGTAGCCCTAGTACGCTGGGCCTTGCAATGGGGCAAGGTTTGCCTTGATCAAGTTAACTGCTGTACGTTGCCCTCTAGTTCGCTGAATACTGAAAGCTCCCGATGAAGCAGGCTATCTATTGTCCACGGTTACCCTTGGCAGTGTACCGGGAAGTAGCAGCCCATCTTCGTCAGGTAAAGGCCATTGAGGTTGAGTTGCTCCCTCAGCAGTGCCATGAGTTTGACTATCTCCAAAGTCAAGTAGGGGGGTTGTTAATCCAGTTCACTAGTGAGGCTAGCAGCCACGATCGTGCCCGTGTAGACCAGATTCTGGCATACTACGGCGATCGCTATGGTGCTTGGCAGCCAGTCACCGACGCTTGCTATGCTAAGGACGAGTAACTGTCTTCTGCCGATCACGTACTTGTCATTTTAGTTACTGCTGAAACACTGCCAAATCAGGCATTTGCAGGGTTGGATTGGTGAAACAGGCAGTGTACTAGAAGCAATTGCTATAGATGGCACAGGAGCGATTGCAGAAGACTGTTTACTTTAGACAACTGGCTCAAGGCATTACCCCAACCTTGGACGCAAGCGAGATAACCGTGAAGTGCTCATACTGTGCTGTAAACAGATCTCCCTCAAATCCCTTTTCAAGAGGTTGACTTCAATCCACCTTGCTAGAAAAGGCTAGGGGAGATCAGGTCGAGGCATAGGTGAGGGTTCAGGCGTATTAGCTGGTTCAGGGATAGTAGCTGGGATTGAAGGGAATGGGTCTGGTGCTGCAACGGGCAGAGGCGCTGAGGCATCCGCTGAAGGAACGATCGACGCTGGTGGCTCTGCGGGTACAGGAGCCGTTGTGGACTCTGATGTTGAGGGAACTGATGGGCGCACAGGTGGTGAGGGAGTCTCTATCCGTGAGGATGGACTGGGTGGAGGAGGTGGCAAAGGTTGTGGAGGTGTTGTTGATCGCTGCTGAACATTGCGCTGTTGTCGTTCTTGCACCTCACGGTGAAACTGGGAATCTTTTTCCACAAAGTTCACTCGCCGCCGCGCTCCAGTGTACCCCTGCTCAGAAGGGGCAAACCGCCACTGCTGCACCGTTTCTAGGGTGACTCGGTCAAGTTCGGCATTCCCACTAGATGTTCGTAGACGGATGTTGATAGGGCGGCCATCAGGAGAAATGTCAAAGGTAATTGCCGTACTACCCTCCACAGTGCGATTGCCCTGCCGAACCGCTGGCGGCTGTGGACAGGAAATACAAACCGGGCGCTGACGGTGACTAGTGGTTGCTAGAGGTGAGCTAGTATTGGCGACAACAGGTTGAGGATTGGTGTCTGTACTTGTGGAACTTCCGGATAAGTTGCCAGTCACAGTACTGCTAGCACCGCTGCTGGCCGTTGACCCTATAGTCTGCCCTATAGTCTGACCCATAGTCTGACCCGTAGTTTGACCCGTACCTGAATGCCCGCTCCGCCTAGCTGCGCCATGATCTGAGATGCCTGTCAAGCCCCTAGGAGCAGAGGCCGTTGTGTGAGCTGACGTAGCAGCAGACGCATGGAGATCGTCAGCAGCTTCCCATCTGGGACTAGGGGATACCGAGGTATCCGATGACGGAACCGATGGTGTCGGGCTAGCTACAGGCTGAGAGTGCCGGCTTGTGAATGGTTTGGTTGTGGGTGAGGTGGTTAGGGTTTGCATCGGGGCGGTAGCAGATATTGGACGATCGCTGGGCAGGGGAGTAGCCCTGCCGGATACGCTAGCTGGAGCCTCTACCAGCGTAATTGGCGGCACATCGGGGCTAGGGGTGCTACTCTCAGATAGGGTTATCTCTGCCTTAGAGAGGGTGTCATCTACCTCAGGTGGAGGATCGACAATGACGATCGCTAGTTCCTCTGGTTCTGGAATCATGGAAAACATCGGCCAGCGAAGCGTCAAGATCAGGCCACTATGGAGGACGATCGACCCCAACAGTCCCCACAAAACCCAACGAACCGTGCAGTGGTTGGCCTGCGATCGCTGATGTGTAT harbors:
- a CDS encoding methyltransferase domain-containing protein, encoding MDCTEQESCQKLVLHVGCGRYYPEALHPLFQSQDWREIRLDLNPDVEPDIVASITNLEPVADGSIDAIWSSHNIEHLYAHEVPIALGEFYRVLKPSGFLLATMPDIQQVAAYVAQGNLEDTLYMSPSGPIAAIDILFGHRRFIQEGNQFMAHRTGFTGKTLLNKLSAAGFATIRVWQTDLALWTVAYKQETQNPLDLPSFMASLAA
- a CDS encoding ATP-binding cassette domain-containing protein translates to MTVPQWRLEQVCVASATVGYPLLHQVTFEVQSGDRLAIVGASGAGKTSLLRLFNRLHDPTSGKLYFHGQDLQQLPVIALRRRVMAVLQEPRLLGMTVREAIAYPLTLQAIPQSEMHQRIDYWLEQMQVPTDWLDRTERQLSVGQRQWVAIVRALVTQPEVLLLDEPTSALDAGRAQHLITVLQNLSAERSLTILMVNHQLQLVQQFSSHVLHLHQGRVKHHVAASEMDWSALRATLEQLNLEANQEWQ
- a CDS encoding DUF4333 domain-containing protein, with amino-acid sequence MLVASLTAVLTGCSSGELTTSNSPSSPTATASPEASPTEAKSPESKQPEGPKSDLTKKLESAASDLVAKEIGAEVKSFSCPNVEKLEAGKTFDCDTEIAAGSFPVTVTLSDDQGAFNVQTKNLLILKKAENLLKDGIKQRNDLDVTADCGQDFYIFKQVGDTYECKLSSTDGKSGVAVLKVTDVEGGVDISYSLK
- the pgsA gene encoding CDP-diacylglycerol--glycerol-3-phosphate 3-phosphatidyltransferase, encoding MGLPTWVTISRLLAVPWLLILLPQATTSSQWWSLGIFLVAAGTDWLDGYLARRLNQVTELGKFLDPLVDKLLVMAPLLVLLEMQQVPAWAVFLILGRELAIAGWRVTPTSSPSPIQGANLWGKTKTVMQIVAIALLIAPLSPAWDLTTAISFWLAVALTLVSGITYLLPTSAAPTTSANKV
- a CDS encoding GNAT family N-acetyltransferase; amino-acid sequence: MFKASKPATYSVTWVEHMAEIPQAAWDALAVPLKTPFLEWDWLHIMETSGSTTANAGWLPLHLTVWRGTELVAAAPFYLKGHSYGEFVFDHQWADLAERLGIRYYPKLLGMSPFTPAEGYRFLIAPGEDEDELTALMVHEIDSFCDRNQISSCHFLYVDPEWRLRLENLGFTMWLHHSYIWKNQGFQTFDDYLNQFNANQRRNIKRERKAVEKAGLRLRVVQGDDIPKSFFPLMYEYYANTCDQFGWWGSKYLTKAFFEQLHGAFRHRVVFAAGYSDQDDRQPVGMSFCLTKGDRLYGRYWGSSQYIECLHFDACYYTPIEWAIAKGIQTFDPGAGGRHKKRRGFPATPNYSLHRFYNPRLTQILRPYIQEVNSLEQQEMEAINAELPFKQAAPTID
- a CDS encoding LuxR C-terminal-related transcriptional regulator, with protein sequence MSNSPSPTQPILSDRELEVVELVAAGLTNQEISEKLAISKRTVDNHISNILTKTATDNRVALVRWALQWGKVCLDQVNCCTLPSSSLNTESSR
- a CDS encoding TonB family protein, whose amino-acid sequence is MKQVTSYTHQRSQANHCTVRWVLWGLLGSIVLHSGLILTLRWPMFSMIPEPEELAIVIVDPPPEVDDTLSKAEITLSESSTPSPDVPPITLVEAPASVSGRATPLPSDRPISATAPMQTLTTSPTTKPFTSRHSQPVASPTPSVPSSDTSVSPSPRWEAADDLHASAATSAHTTASAPRGLTGISDHGAARRSGHSGTGQTTGQTMGQTIGQTIGSTASSGASSTVTGNLSGSSTSTDTNPQPVVANTSSPLATTSHRQRPVCISCPQPPAVRQGNRTVEGSTAITFDISPDGRPINIRLRTSSGNAELDRVTLETVQQWRFAPSEQGYTGARRRVNFVEKDSQFHREVQERQQRNVQQRSTTPPQPLPPPPPSPSSRIETPSPPVRPSVPSTSESTTAPVPAEPPASIVPSADASAPLPVAAPDPFPSIPATIPEPANTPEPSPMPRPDLP